In Anopheles arabiensis isolate DONGOLA chromosome 2, AaraD3, whole genome shotgun sequence, the genomic window TTTATCTTAACCTTGTGTCTTTGTAAGCGTTCTTTATTGGGGGCGACTTTTTTGCGAACAATCTATTCTTATTTGCAGTATCGATCCGCTTTCATCTTGCTTCTCCGATCCAGCAATGCTTCATGCAGGGCGCCGTCCTCTTTTGCCTTTTTCAGAGTCAATTTGTCCTCCTTGCTTACGCGTATCTTCTTGTCTTGGAACTTTTGAAACTTTTTCCTGCAAATAATAGAACATGAATACATATTCACTGCTGGTTTGGTGGCGGCAGCCATATCATACTTACACATAGTTTAGCTCCACTTGATCGAGATCGCCCGATTCCTCCACCGGCAGCTCCTTGCTGGAAATGTCCTCCCTTCCGGCGCAGCTCCGTATCGTGCACACCTCATCGCTGCCCACCTTCTTCTTGATAGCCACCAGCGCATCGTCCTCCGGATCGACCGACACGAAGCAACCGTTCGCCGCCAGCAGTGCCGTTTTGCCCTGCTCAAACACTGGCTCGAACTGCTCCAGCGCCGACACCGCATCCGACCGCCCCGTTATCATGCCGTCCTTCTCCACCTTCAGGTATTTGCCGTAGCCGGACTTGAAGGCCACCTTCTGCTCGTTGATCAGTACGGCGCTGAAGATTTCTTCCGGATCCGGCGGATCACCCTCGTTGTGCGGTGCGCCCAGTGTGAATAGCCCATTGTCCAGCGCTTTCACGTACGCCTGCTTATCGAACTGGAGTGCGATCGAGCCGGTAATGTCGCTAGTTTTCGCGACCTGCCACCAACCGCCGTGCTTCACCGCGTCCGTATCGACCACGAGCGCTCGCTTAGCTTCTTTATCCTTCTTGTCCTTTTTGTGCTTTCGCTTGGTACCCCTGGAAAGACGGGTAAGGAGGAGGTTTTTATAGAATTGTATACGATTTTTTCACACTTATCTATACTTACTTAGAACTTTCACCCTTTAGAACGAGTTTACTGATTTTAGCTTTGTTGTATTCGGACATTTTCAATGCTTTCGCAGGGATTTCTTCCCAAAATTTTTCTGCAATCGAtgtaaacaatcaaaaataGGCTGTTTGACAGCGGGCTTTGTTTACAACGCCCGTACAACATGGCGAGCGGTTTTGACGTTCGAATATCGCTACttctcgctcattttctctaccCTTCCTTTACTTGCCTACAGTGCTCGTTTCGCAgtgaactttttttgttgttgaaaagtTTCAACAATTCGTTGAAATACCGTTGGGattgtttaaacaaaattatattCTGTTTAATCAACAAACATCTCTTCTAAAAGAGGAAATGAATAGAATACTGT contains:
- the LOC120898525 gene encoding protein FRG1 homolog encodes the protein MSEYNKAKISKLVLKGESSKGTKRKHKKDKKDKEAKRALVVDTDAVKHGGWWQVAKTSDITGSIALQFDKQAYVKALDNGLFTLGAPHNEGDPPDPEEIFSAVLINEQKVAFKSGYGKYLKVEKDGMITGRSDAVSALEQFEPVFEQGKTALLAANGCFVSVDPEDDALVAIKKKVGSDEVCTIRSCAGREDISSKELPVEESGDLDQVELNYVKKFQKFQDKKIRVSKEDKLTLKKAKEDGALHEALLDRRSKMKADRYCK